From one Halosimplex rubrum genomic stretch:
- a CDS encoding 5-methyltetrahydropteroyltriglutamate--homocysteine methyltransferase, whose amino-acid sequence MTQVLSTTPGLYPLPDWAKDELANLKGRQKGGLVSGDESAEIGDAYDRARTEVVDLQTDAGLDLVVEGQLRWDDMLTHPLAVADAVETKGIVRYFDNNNFYRDPVVTGDLSATGDVATDLEATVELTDESLNAVLPGPYTLSQLATDEHYGDEAAFLSALAEFLASEAEQFPEVETLFLLEPSLLESPPGDGADERASEAIDTVAQATEADVVAHTYWESHGGDGGIDEKVYAHLMDADVDAVGFDFVANHEDNAYVLSEYGAKDDIALGIVDGQNTLVEEGEEIAERVEWTLDNAHGVDFETAYATINTPTFYLPSGRFEEKLAALGAVERTEVKA is encoded by the coding sequence GGTACTCTCCACGACGCCCGGCCTGTATCCGTTGCCGGACTGGGCGAAAGACGAACTCGCGAACCTGAAGGGACGACAGAAGGGCGGGCTGGTCTCGGGCGACGAGAGCGCCGAGATCGGCGACGCCTACGACCGAGCGCGGACGGAGGTCGTCGACCTCCAGACCGACGCCGGCCTCGACCTGGTCGTCGAGGGCCAGCTGCGGTGGGACGACATGCTCACTCACCCGCTCGCCGTCGCCGACGCCGTCGAGACCAAGGGGATCGTCCGCTACTTCGACAACAACAACTTCTACCGCGATCCGGTGGTGACTGGCGACCTCTCTGCCACGGGCGACGTGGCGACCGATCTCGAAGCGACCGTCGAGCTCACGGACGAGTCGCTCAACGCCGTCCTGCCGGGGCCGTACACCCTCTCGCAGCTCGCGACCGACGAGCACTACGGCGACGAGGCCGCCTTCCTCTCGGCGCTGGCCGAGTTCCTCGCGAGCGAGGCCGAGCAGTTCCCGGAAGTCGAGACGCTGTTCCTGCTGGAACCCTCGCTGCTGGAGTCGCCGCCCGGCGACGGCGCCGACGAGCGCGCCAGCGAGGCGATCGATACCGTGGCACAGGCCACCGAGGCCGACGTGGTCGCCCACACCTACTGGGAGTCCCACGGCGGCGACGGCGGCATCGACGAGAAGGTGTACGCCCACCTCATGGACGCCGACGTCGACGCGGTCGGTTTCGACTTCGTCGCCAACCACGAGGACAACGCCTACGTCCTCTCCGAGTACGGCGCCAAAGACGACATCGCGCTGGGCATCGTCGACGGGCAGAACACCCTCGTCGAGGAGGGCGAGGAGATCGCCGAGCGCGTCGAGTGGACGCTCGACAACGCCCACGGCGTCGACTTCGAGACCGCCTACGCGACGATCAACACGCCGACGTTCTACCTGCCCTCGGGCCGCTTCGAGGAGAAGCTCGCGGCGCTTGGCGCCGTCGAGCGCACGGAGGTGAAAGCATGA
- a CDS encoding methionine synthase, with protein sequence MTERPADNREQFRPADHDNDHFLLTSVVGSYKKPKWLDRARELYEDDEDNFGDTEWEEAKDDAARLITEEHERAGLDTVVDGEMRRTEMVEYFAERIEGYEFNGRVKVWGHNYFNKPSVAETVEYGEQWLVDEFEFTDSVADRPVKVPITGPYTLANWTFNEAYDDDEALAYDLAELVNEEIEQLVDAGARYIQIDEPALATTPDDHAIVGECLERIVEDIPEEVRIGLHVCYGDYSRIYPEVLDYPVDELDLELTNGDYEQIDVFTDPEFTLDLALGVVDNHTADVESVEEIKANIQQGLKVVPPEQLTISPDCGLKLLPREVAYEKMENMVTAAREVEAELDAGEIDVPALGETASADD encoded by the coding sequence ATGACTGAGCGCCCCGCCGACAACCGCGAGCAGTTCCGCCCGGCCGACCACGATAACGACCACTTCCTGCTGACCTCGGTCGTCGGCAGCTACAAGAAGCCCAAGTGGCTCGACCGCGCCCGCGAGCTCTACGAGGACGACGAGGACAACTTCGGCGACACGGAGTGGGAGGAAGCGAAGGACGACGCCGCTCGCCTCATCACCGAGGAACACGAGCGCGCGGGCCTCGACACCGTCGTCGACGGCGAGATGCGCCGGACGGAGATGGTCGAGTACTTCGCCGAGCGCATCGAGGGCTACGAGTTCAACGGCCGCGTGAAGGTCTGGGGCCACAACTACTTCAACAAGCCCAGCGTCGCCGAAACCGTCGAGTACGGCGAGCAGTGGCTCGTCGACGAGTTCGAGTTCACCGACTCGGTGGCCGACCGCCCGGTCAAGGTGCCCATCACCGGCCCGTACACGCTGGCCAACTGGACGTTCAACGAGGCCTACGACGACGACGAAGCGCTGGCCTACGACCTGGCCGAGCTGGTCAACGAGGAGATCGAGCAGCTCGTCGACGCCGGCGCCCGCTACATCCAGATCGACGAGCCCGCGCTCGCCACGACGCCCGACGACCACGCCATCGTCGGCGAGTGTCTCGAACGCATCGTCGAGGACATCCCCGAGGAGGTCCGCATCGGTCTCCACGTCTGTTACGGCGACTACTCGCGGATCTACCCCGAGGTGCTCGACTACCCGGTCGACGAGCTCGACCTGGAGCTCACCAACGGTGACTACGAACAGATCGACGTGTTCACAGACCCCGAGTTCACCCTCGACCTCGCCCTGGGCGTCGTCGACAACCACACTGCCGACGTCGAGTCCGTCGAGGAGATCAAGGCCAACATCCAGCAGGGCCTGAAGGTCGTCCCGCCGGAACAGCTGACCATCTCCCCGGACTGCGGCCTGAAGCTCCTCCCGCGGGAAGTGGCCTACGAGAAAATGGAGAACATGGTCACCGCGGCCCGCGAGGTCGAGGCCGAACTCGACGCCGGCGAGATCGACGTGCCCGCGCTCGGGGAAACCGCCTCCGCCGACGACTGA
- a CDS encoding HTH domain-containing protein: MTTNTSDQRIELYLRGDTYGSYDRQQRILGRVEDLEAEGVVTDTEVDASWQRIRTPEQDSRDEALATYEEFGEWASENGYRLEPAFERRQRSYIGTDAVHDVVVFPMASLAVYEGSDLQAVFPCADETGAINFTVQDCLDAFEAGESEWFEQFAPVTVDRASPRLTVDAD, from the coding sequence ATGACCACGAACACCAGCGACCAGCGGATCGAACTCTACCTCCGGGGGGACACGTACGGCAGCTACGACCGCCAGCAGCGGATTCTCGGGCGCGTCGAGGACCTGGAAGCCGAGGGGGTCGTCACCGACACGGAGGTCGACGCCTCCTGGCAGCGCATCCGGACGCCCGAGCAGGACAGCCGCGACGAGGCGCTGGCCACCTACGAGGAGTTCGGCGAGTGGGCGAGCGAGAACGGCTACCGGCTCGAACCGGCCTTCGAGCGGCGCCAGCGCTCGTACATCGGGACCGACGCCGTCCACGACGTGGTCGTGTTCCCGATGGCGTCGCTGGCGGTGTACGAGGGCAGCGACCTGCAGGCCGTCTTCCCCTGTGCCGACGAAACCGGCGCGATCAACTTCACCGTGCAGGACTGTCTGGACGCCTTCGAGGCGGGGGAGAGCGAGTGGTTCGAGCAGTTCGCGCCGGTGACCGTCGACCGCGCGAGCCCGCGGCTGACGGTCGACGCCGACTGA
- a CDS encoding ABC transporter permease → MGWLRRRFPALLMARRNIGRTKVRSVLAALGIVIGVIAIASLGMFGLTLRYQLTENLGGIGNQVMVQPADSAEAPDALTERDLRQVESAAGSGATVAPAVQRFTTVSYGRGVSETRGVMGIDQPGKLFEARDGSIPQPYRSGALIGPDLADQRDLGPGDTISVNGSTERVVAVLAPSQGFGYTDPSNQIVLPMRSFDGRGYDTITVTETDSTAANATAMAIRAQLNDRRERVTVQDFSGVADQIGQTFQALNLFLIGIGSISLLVAGVSILNVMLMSTVERRQEIGVLRAVGFQKLDVLKIMLSEAVLLGVIGGVAGAAFSIVAGMVINHFVVGDAMLAFRPGNFLYIGLAFAFGVGTSLLSGLYPAWKAANERPVEALRG, encoded by the coding sequence ATGGGCTGGCTGCGGCGGCGGTTCCCCGCCCTGCTGATGGCCCGGCGCAACATCGGCCGGACGAAGGTCCGGTCGGTGCTGGCGGCGCTGGGCATCGTCATCGGCGTCATCGCCATCGCATCGCTGGGGATGTTCGGGCTGACGCTGCGCTACCAGCTCACCGAGAACCTGGGCGGCATCGGTAACCAGGTGATGGTCCAGCCGGCCGACTCGGCGGAGGCGCCCGACGCGCTCACCGAGCGGGACCTCCGGCAGGTCGAGTCGGCCGCGGGTTCCGGCGCCACGGTCGCGCCCGCGGTCCAGCGGTTCACCACGGTTTCGTACGGCAGGGGAGTCTCGGAGACAAGGGGGGTGATGGGGATCGACCAACCGGGCAAGCTGTTCGAGGCTCGGGACGGATCGATCCCCCAGCCCTACCGGAGCGGCGCCCTGATCGGACCCGATCTCGCGGACCAGCGCGACCTCGGTCCCGGCGATACCATCTCGGTCAACGGCTCGACCGAGCGAGTCGTCGCCGTCCTCGCGCCGAGCCAGGGCTTCGGGTACACCGACCCGAGCAACCAGATCGTCCTCCCGATGCGGAGCTTCGACGGCCGCGGCTACGACACCATCACCGTCACCGAGACCGACAGCACCGCCGCCAACGCCACCGCGATGGCGATCCGTGCCCAGTTGAACGACCGGCGCGAGCGCGTTACCGTCCAGGACTTCTCCGGCGTCGCCGACCAGATCGGCCAGACGTTCCAGGCGCTGAACCTCTTCCTCATCGGCATCGGCTCCATCTCGCTTCTGGTCGCCGGCGTGAGCATCCTCAACGTCATGCTGATGAGCACCGTCGAGCGCCGCCAGGAGATCGGCGTGTTGCGCGCCGTCGGCTTCCAGAAGCTCGACGTGCTGAAGATCATGCTCTCGGAGGCCGTCCTGCTCGGGGTCATCGGCGGCGTCGCCGGTGCCGCCTTCTCTATCGTCGCCGGGATGGTCATCAATCACTTCGTCGTCGGCGACGCCATGCTCGCCTTCCGCCCGGGGAACTTCCTCTACATCGGCCTCGCGTTCGCCTTCGGCGTCGGGACGAGCCTCCTGAGCGGGCTCTACCCGGCGTGGAAGGCCGCCAACGAACGCCCCGTCGAAGCGCTGCGGGGCTGA
- a CDS encoding ABC transporter ATP-binding protein — MAVIETRNVVKRYRTGGQTLEALKGIDFAVEPGEFVSIMGPSGSGKTTLLNLLGLLDDPSEGEVLLDGEDVTGLSDREQTSARKRTIGFVFQNFYLIPTLTAKENVEVPALFDHDPSVEERSVDLLERMGLGDRLDHKPDELSGGQKQRVAIARSLINEPRLLLADEPTGNLDRDTGRQILEEFVEITGRDVAVIAVTHDELVNEYVDRTVELVDGLMGEDVPTDGGHGKPVTGPDGGSGSDRP; from the coding sequence GTGGCGGTGATTGAGACCCGGAACGTCGTCAAGCGCTACCGGACCGGCGGGCAGACGCTGGAGGCGCTGAAGGGGATCGACTTCGCCGTCGAACCCGGCGAGTTCGTCTCCATCATGGGCCCCAGCGGCAGCGGCAAGACCACGCTGCTCAACCTGCTCGGCCTGCTCGACGACCCCAGCGAGGGCGAGGTCCTGCTCGACGGCGAGGACGTGACCGGCCTCTCCGACCGCGAGCAGACCAGTGCCCGCAAGCGCACCATCGGGTTCGTCTTCCAGAACTTCTACCTCATCCCGACGCTGACGGCGAAGGAGAACGTCGAGGTGCCCGCGCTGTTCGACCACGACCCGAGCGTCGAGGAGCGGTCGGTCGACCTGCTCGAACGGATGGGCCTCGGGGATCGGCTCGACCACAAGCCCGACGAGCTGTCGGGCGGGCAGAAACAGCGCGTCGCCATCGCCCGCTCGCTCATCAACGAGCCGCGGCTCCTGCTGGCCGACGAGCCGACGGGGAACCTGGATCGGGACACCGGCCGGCAGATCCTCGAGGAGTTCGTCGAGATCACCGGGCGCGACGTGGCCGTCATCGCCGTCACGCACGACGAACTCGTCAACGAGTACGTCGACCGGACCGTGGAGCTCGTCGACGGGCTCATGGGCGAGGACGTGCCGACGGACGGGGGCCACGGGAAGCCGGTCACCGGTCCCGACGGCGGCTCGGGGAGTGATCGACCGTGA
- a CDS encoding COG1361 family protein, whose product MNRTKTVALAVLIAVASLPAVAAATNANVTISSVDVSPSEPVPGDEITIEPTIENFDSSSTGYFVDRVRVVRADDGPHPKEYAGVKNIGTVPAGADRTVPLSVSFDEAGTYDLLVNVSGRPTDGGGLTRLSYPVSLTVEERYPQLDVDANDSVAGVRADGSVTVANSLSSPIESVELTVDGENVSITNRREVLATVGSNASRTVEFDYRADDPGRHRVTATLTYTTAGGVTDTVTDTVTVRTETERPQLDIDTNTSIAGLESSGTVTLANGLGAAVTNAELTVAGDGVTVRNDRSVFTRIADGESATAAFDFRPSAAGDHEVTATLSYSTPGGATRTVTETVTVGTDPLRDSVALDLSTREGGNSQAVTVSVLNRGNAPISNVSVRASSPNASVGQALVDRVASGESRTVRLNSTLSGDRAAVDVVATYDVARQRGEASASTALTQTPGTIGLTGLEVVPEGGRLRISGSASNLGTTDAQSVLVSVVDTEAVTPTSPNREYFVGTVPASDFVSFDVYASTRGNVSSVPLEVEYLVDGQRHTRTVEVDAASASRALAAGPDIDANSGGGGFLVPLAIGAVVVVGVLAVVVRAWRASRGGD is encoded by the coding sequence ATGAACCGAACCAAGACGGTAGCACTCGCGGTCCTGATCGCAGTCGCATCGCTTCCGGCCGTCGCGGCCGCAACCAACGCGAACGTGACCATCTCGTCGGTCGACGTGAGCCCCTCCGAACCGGTCCCCGGCGACGAGATCACGATCGAACCGACCATCGAGAACTTCGACAGTAGCTCCACGGGCTACTTCGTCGACCGCGTGCGGGTCGTCAGGGCCGACGACGGCCCCCATCCGAAGGAGTACGCCGGCGTGAAAAACATCGGAACCGTGCCGGCCGGGGCCGACAGGACCGTCCCGCTGTCGGTGTCGTTCGACGAGGCGGGCACGTACGACCTGCTGGTCAACGTCTCCGGCCGCCCTACCGACGGGGGCGGCCTGACGCGGCTGAGCTACCCGGTCTCGCTCACCGTCGAGGAGCGGTATCCGCAACTGGACGTCGACGCCAACGACTCCGTCGCCGGCGTCCGCGCGGACGGTTCGGTCACCGTCGCCAACAGCCTGTCGAGCCCCATCGAGAGCGTCGAACTGACCGTCGACGGCGAGAACGTCAGCATCACGAACCGCCGGGAAGTGCTCGCGACGGTCGGGAGCAACGCCTCGCGAACCGTCGAGTTCGACTACCGCGCGGACGACCCCGGCCGCCACCGGGTGACGGCGACGCTCACCTACACGACCGCCGGCGGCGTGACCGACACGGTCACCGACACGGTGACGGTCCGGACGGAGACCGAGCGCCCGCAACTCGACATCGACACGAACACCTCCATCGCCGGGCTGGAGTCGTCCGGGACCGTCACCCTCGCCAACGGTCTCGGCGCGGCGGTGACCAACGCCGAACTGACGGTCGCCGGCGACGGCGTCACCGTCCGCAACGACCGCTCGGTGTTCACCCGCATCGCCGACGGCGAGTCGGCGACGGCCGCCTTCGACTTCCGACCGTCGGCGGCCGGCGACCACGAGGTGACCGCGACCCTCTCGTACTCGACGCCGGGCGGGGCGACCCGCACCGTCACCGAGACGGTCACCGTGGGGACCGACCCGCTTCGCGATAGCGTCGCGCTGGACCTGAGTACCCGCGAGGGCGGCAACTCCCAGGCGGTGACGGTGTCGGTGCTCAACCGGGGCAACGCGCCGATCTCGAACGTCAGCGTCCGCGCCAGTTCGCCCAACGCCTCGGTCGGGCAGGCGCTCGTCGACCGCGTCGCCTCGGGCGAGTCCCGGACGGTTCGCCTGAACTCGACGCTGTCGGGCGACCGCGCGGCGGTCGACGTGGTCGCCACCTACGACGTGGCCCGCCAGCGCGGCGAGGCCTCGGCGTCGACGGCGCTCACCCAGACGCCCGGTACCATCGGCCTGACCGGACTGGAGGTCGTGCCCGAGGGGGGACGACTCCGCATCTCGGGGAGCGCGAGCAACCTCGGGACGACCGACGCCCAGAGCGTGCTCGTCAGCGTCGTCGACACCGAGGCGGTGACGCCGACCTCGCCCAACCGCGAGTATTTCGTCGGCACCGTCCCCGCGAGCGACTTCGTCTCGTTCGACGTGTACGCGAGCACGCGGGGTAACGTCTCGTCGGTCCCGCTGGAAGTCGAGTACCTCGTCGACGGCCAGCGCCACACCCGAACCGTCGAGGTCGACGCCGCGAGCGCCAGCCGCGCGCTCGCCGCCGGTCCGGACATCGACGCGAACTCCGGCGGCGGCGGATTCCTCGTCCCGCTGGCGATCGGCGCCGTCGTGGTGGTCGGCGTGCTGGCGGTGGTCGTCCGCGCCTGGAGGGCGAGCCGTGGCGGTGATTGA
- a CDS encoding YIP1 family protein codes for MPSVLSLLTDPDEFFRRQESDPSLKGPLVVILAVVAIDVVAAVLQSRFTSQLFEGAGVGSGLVAFVQAFTYLFVIAGPFVIWLLYAGLFHAISVVFGGEGDFSTTFALVGWGFVPSVFGSAVGIPITYYRFNVRGIDVPSEITQESMQQFNRAVQTGPMVALTAALGIVFTLWCAFLWTFALKHARTLDVRQAALTVAVPVLIAVLLSLRTLLVALEVL; via the coding sequence ATGCCCTCCGTACTGTCTCTGCTGACCGACCCGGACGAGTTCTTCCGTCGGCAGGAGTCCGACCCGTCACTGAAAGGACCGCTGGTCGTGATACTCGCGGTCGTCGCGATCGACGTGGTCGCGGCGGTGTTGCAGTCGCGGTTCACGTCGCAACTGTTCGAAGGCGCTGGCGTCGGTAGCGGCCTCGTGGCGTTCGTCCAGGCGTTCACGTACCTGTTCGTCATCGCCGGGCCGTTCGTGATCTGGCTGCTGTACGCCGGGCTGTTCCACGCCATCTCCGTGGTGTTCGGCGGCGAGGGCGACTTCTCGACGACGTTCGCTCTCGTGGGCTGGGGGTTCGTCCCCAGCGTTTTCGGGTCGGCCGTCGGCATCCCGATCACCTACTACCGGTTCAACGTCCGGGGGATCGACGTGCCCTCGGAGATCACACAGGAGTCGATGCAGCAGTTCAACCGAGCGGTACAGACCGGACCGATGGTGGCGCTGACGGCGGCGCTCGGCATCGTCTTCACGCTCTGGTGCGCGTTCCTCTGGACGTTCGCGCTGAAACACGCCCGAACACTGGACGTCCGGCAGGCGGCGCTGACAGTCGCCGTACCGGTCCTGATCGCGGTGTTGCTCTCGCTCCGGACGCTCCTGGTCGCCCTCGAAGTCCTGTGA
- a CDS encoding phosphotransferase family protein — MQTTSAADIEAVLDESGPDYEEFSYEAATGGTRADVYMVTLVYQGNEYEVVVKFQPPNDDRFAVEPKLHDYVADRTDIPIPRILVFKQEPERNVPPYFVTERVRGDNLADQYGAMDQSHWERVIEQVGSIMGDLHSEIAFEAFGRLMLYDDRITIRNWRGNWREYFGDLTRSHIDRLAGTPFEGMQSRARDAIDDTLSLVPEDGMPRLVHDDMQPTNLLCMLDEPDPVTAVLDWQDTLAAHRDYQLAQSEFLYIDSTFDDPQVRDRLREQLYEGYRTHTEFDPGEAYERCKPIYQLSTLLWRMTGFDDAFAEDDLGRARAEFQYRQQFDRLLGELPR, encoded by the coding sequence GTGCAGACGACATCGGCCGCCGATATCGAAGCCGTCCTCGACGAGTCCGGGCCGGACTACGAGGAGTTCAGCTACGAAGCGGCCACCGGTGGGACGCGGGCGGACGTGTACATGGTGACGCTCGTCTATCAGGGCAACGAGTACGAGGTCGTCGTCAAGTTCCAGCCGCCGAACGACGACCGGTTCGCGGTCGAGCCGAAGCTCCACGACTACGTCGCCGATCGAACCGACATCCCGATCCCTCGCATCCTCGTGTTCAAACAGGAACCGGAGCGCAACGTGCCGCCCTACTTCGTCACCGAGCGGGTCCGGGGGGACAACCTCGCCGACCAGTACGGCGCGATGGACCAGAGCCACTGGGAGCGAGTGATCGAGCAGGTCGGGTCGATCATGGGCGACCTGCACTCGGAGATCGCCTTCGAGGCGTTCGGCCGGCTGATGCTCTACGACGACCGGATCACGATCCGCAACTGGCGGGGCAACTGGCGGGAGTACTTCGGCGACCTGACCCGCTCGCACATCGACCGGCTCGCCGGGACGCCCTTCGAGGGGATGCAGTCGCGGGCCCGCGACGCCATCGACGACACCCTCTCGCTGGTGCCGGAGGACGGGATGCCCCGTCTCGTCCACGACGACATGCAACCGACGAACCTGCTGTGCATGCTCGACGAACCGGACCCGGTCACCGCGGTGCTGGACTGGCAGGACACGCTGGCCGCCCATCGGGACTACCAGCTCGCCCAGTCGGAGTTCCTCTACATCGACTCGACGTTCGACGACCCGCAAGTGCGCGACCGCCTGCGCGAACAGCTCTACGAGGGGTACCGGACCCACACGGAGTTCGACCCGGGCGAGGCCTACGAGCGGTGCAAGCCGATCTACCAGCTGTCGACGCTACTGTGGCGGATGACCGGCTTCGACGACGCCTTCGCCGAGGACGACCTGGGACGGGCCCGCGCCGAGTTCCAGTACCGCCAGCAGTTCGACCGCCTGCTGGGCGAACTCCCGCGGTGA
- the ndk gene encoding nucleoside-diphosphate kinase, which yields MSHHDERTFVMAKPDAVQRGLTGEIVTRLEERGLKLVGAKFMQIDQELAEQHYGEHSDKPFFDELVEFITSGPVMAMVWQGADATRQVRQMMGATDPADAAPGTIRGDYGLDLGQNIIHGSDHEDEGANEREIELFFDEDELVDYSRSDEPWVYEDEDH from the coding sequence GTGAGCCACCACGACGAGCGCACGTTCGTGATGGCCAAGCCCGACGCCGTCCAGCGCGGGCTCACCGGCGAGATCGTCACCCGCCTCGAAGAGCGCGGGCTGAAGCTCGTCGGCGCGAAGTTCATGCAGATCGACCAGGAGCTCGCCGAGCAGCACTACGGCGAGCACTCCGACAAGCCCTTCTTCGACGAGCTGGTCGAGTTCATCACCAGCGGTCCGGTGATGGCGATGGTCTGGCAGGGCGCCGACGCGACCCGCCAGGTCCGGCAGATGATGGGCGCGACCGATCCCGCCGACGCCGCACCCGGTACCATCCGCGGCGACTACGGGCTCGACCTCGGGCAGAACATCATCCACGGCTCGGACCACGAGGACGAGGGCGCCAACGAACGCGAGATCGAGCTGTTCTTCGACGAGGACGAACTCGTCGACTACTCGCGCTCGGACGAGCCCTGGGTCTACGAAGACGAAGACCACTGA
- a CDS encoding 50S ribosomal protein L24e: MPRTRECDYCGTDIEPGTGTMFVRTNGSTIHYCSSKCEKNANLGRESRDLEWAGEEEAAEATEDEESEPAADQRPTDIEDQGQDVDAPGDTDEDLEDVEPDEAVEAGASDADEADADSEDDESDDAEEAEAEQ; encoded by the coding sequence ATGCCACGAACGCGCGAATGCGACTACTGCGGCACCGATATCGAGCCCGGGACGGGCACCATGTTCGTCCGCACCAACGGCTCGACCATCCACTACTGCTCCTCGAAGTGCGAGAAGAACGCCAACCTCGGTCGCGAATCGCGCGACCTCGAGTGGGCCGGCGAGGAGGAAGCCGCCGAGGCCACCGAGGACGAGGAGTCCGAGCCGGCCGCCGACCAGCGCCCGACCGACATCGAGGACCAGGGCCAGGACGTCGACGCGCCCGGTGACACCGATGAGGACCTCGAAGACGTCGAGCCTGACGAGGCCGTCGAGGCCGGCGCCTCGGACGCCGACGAGGCGGACGCCGACTCCGAGGACGACGAGTCCGACGACGCCGAGGAAGCGGAGGCCGAGCAGTGA
- a CDS encoding 30S ribosomal protein S28e: MSAEESDGDGGSTAAEVIEVVGRTGMHGEAMQVKCRIRGGENQGRIITRNVLGPVREGDVLQLRETAREADQIGGQ; this comes from the coding sequence ATGTCTGCTGAAGAATCCGACGGAGACGGCGGTTCCACGGCCGCCGAAGTCATCGAAGTCGTGGGCCGCACGGGGATGCACGGCGAGGCCATGCAGGTCAAGTGCCGGATCCGCGGCGGCGAGAACCAGGGCCGCATCATCACGCGAAACGTCCTCGGGCCGGTCCGGGAGGGCGACGTGCTCCAGCTCCGCGAGACCGCGCGCGAGGCCGACCAGATCGGAGGCCAATAA
- the rpl7ae gene encoding 50S ribosomal protein L7Ae, giving the protein MPVYVDFDVPADLEDDALEALEVARDTGTVKKGTNETTKAVERGNAELVFVAEDVQPEEIVMHLPELADEKDIPFVFIGTQDEVGHAAGLEVGSAAAAVVDAGDAQDDVDDIAGKVEELR; this is encoded by the coding sequence ATGCCAGTATACGTAGATTTCGACGTGCCCGCGGACCTCGAGGACGACGCCCTCGAGGCCCTCGAGGTCGCACGAGACACAGGCACCGTGAAGAAAGGAACCAACGAGACGACCAAGGCCGTCGAGCGCGGCAACGCCGAGCTCGTCTTCGTCGCCGAGGACGTCCAGCCCGAGGAGATCGTCATGCACCTCCCGGAGCTGGCCGACGAGAAGGACATCCCGTTCGTCTTCATCGGCACGCAGGACGAGGTCGGCCACGCCGCCGGTCTCGAAGTCGGCAGCGCCGCGGCAGCCGTCGTCGACGCGGGCGACGCCCAGGACGACGTCGACGACATCGCCGGCAAGGTCGAGGAACTCCGGTAG